A portion of the Anthonomus grandis grandis chromosome 19, icAntGran1.3, whole genome shotgun sequence genome contains these proteins:
- the LOC126747284 gene encoding intraflagellar transport protein 122 homolog, which produces MRTVPKWVDKVQDSEKNGQSIYDLTFSPDGAQLIVASGHHVLVYDSSDGSLIQLLKGHKDKVHTVSYGRNGEKFATGSADKTVIIWSNKLEGLLKYSHNDSVQCVAFNPLSHQLASCALSDFAFWSAEQKAVQKHKTGVRINACSWTNDGQYLALALNNGTVSIRNKSGEEKTKIERPGAIWAICWSTWKDDPGDTLCVTDWNKTLSFYTLGGKLVGKERGLGYNALRVRYFPKGDYILMGGLNKCCKLYTREGIKLGMIGEQQQSWVWCCEADPTGNYVAIGCEDGTIAYYQVVFNMVHGLYKERYAYRENMTDIIIQHLITEQKVRIKCRDLIKKIAIFTDRLAVQLPERVVIYELYSKDANDMHYRAKEKIAQKLDCSLLVICSNHLIVCQEKTLQSMFFSGEKEKTWDFDSPIRYIKNIGGPPGREGMLLGLKSGQVWEVRLDNIHPLLKVTVNEGVRCLDISQMKQKLAVVDETGLLQVFKLHLFKPCELLYQEHDANSVAFNTIYEDMLGFSGSNTLSIKVSDFPPHVQQLPGFVVGMSGSKVFCLNGFTMTTLDMPLSIPMYQFIEKNMFQEAYRIACLGVPDGDWEELAHSALEHFDFDVARLAFIKLQDITYLELIQKILEQYQKGDFNRDVIMGDILAMKGKLKEAARYYQKSGHSGKALTMYTDLRMFDEAQEFLGAKDNSDLIKQKADWARNINEHKAAADMYISIGDIKTAIEIYAEQGWAEQLVDLSRRLDKSDKASLSSIAQHLKRLGQSASAAEIFRRLGDSAAVLQLHVEANEWAQAFAIVENQPQLNSIVYVPYAQWLAENDKFVLAQKAFHKAGKSEEAFKVFQQLTSNAVAETRFDDASFYHWIISRQYLDLAKQSDNKQQWCLEKFQENEHLAQIYYAYNTVHKYLEEPFTSYMPEALFNISRFLQVKCSKRKPPGISLFAIYFTLAKQARKLGANKLAKQTFDKITSLRVPKKFEEQVEIATIASRARPFNDPEELLPMCYRCSTYNPLTSSQNCCVNCGQPFVYSFVSFEVLPLIEFYVEEGIGDAEAVRLIETPGASESEEEQVQDHLELKNFEESDPFVYKTINRDELKQFQPIVLDKEQLLALDMETVLVAKWAEPLRFRFFKNILPELRVAMCESCFKAFHVDDYELQLLQKGFCPFCRVNPDSVGLDDSGGVELLV; this is translated from the exons ATGAGGACCGTGCCCAAGTGGGTGGACAAGGTGCAGGACAGCGAGAAGAACGGGCAAAG CATCTACGACCTCACCTTCAGCCCGGACGGCGCCCAGCTGATCGTCGCCAGCGGTCACCACGTGCTCGTCTACGACTCCTCCGACGGCTCCCTGATCCAGCTGCTCAAGGGCCACAAGGACAAAGTCCACACCGTGTCGTACGGCAGGAACGGCGAGAAATTCGCCACCGGAAGTGCCGACAAAACCGTCATAATTTGGTCGAATAAGTTGGAGGGTTTGCTGAAGTACAGCCATAACGATTCGGTGCAATGCGTCGCGTTCAACCCGCTCAGCCATCAGTTGGCGAGCTGCGCGTTGAGCGACTTCGCGTTCTGGAGCGCAGAACAGAAGGCGGTGCAGAAGCACAAGACGGGAGTGCGGATCAACGCGTGCTCCTGGACCAATGACGGGCAGTACCTGGCTTTGGCCTTGAACAACGGAACTGTGTCCATTCGGAATAAGTCGGGGGAGGAAAAGACGAAGATAGAGCGCCCCGGGGCCATATGGGCCATATGCTGGAGCACCTGGAAAGATGACCCTGGGGATACTTTATGTGTCACCGACTGGAATAAGACCCTATCATTTTATACTTTGGGTGGGAAGCTGGTGGGGAAGGAGCGGGGGTTGGGGTATAACGCTTTGAGGGTGCGCTACTTCCCTAAGGGGGATTATATTTTGATGGGGGGTTTAAATAAGTGCTGCAAGCTGTACACTAGGGAGGGAATCAAGTTGGGGATGATCGGGGAGCAGCAGCAGTCTTGGGTGTGGTGCTGCGAAGCTGATCCCACCGGAAATTACGTC GCTATCGGTTGTGAGGACGGCACCATCGCTTACTACCAAGTTGTCTTCAATATGGTCCATGGACTGTACAAGGAGCGCTACGCCTACCGGGAGAACATGACTGACATCATCATCCAGCATTTGATCACTGAGCAAAAAGTCCGGATCAAGTGCAGAGATCTTATTAAGAAAATCGCTATATTCACTGACAGGCTGGCT GTTCAACTTCCGGAACGAGTGGTCATTTACGAGCTCTACTCCAAAGACGCCAACGATATGCACTATCGAGCGAAAGAGAAGATCGCTCAGAAGCTGGACTGCAGCCTCCTAGTGATCTGCTCCAACCACCTCATTGTTTGCCAAGAAAAGACCCTTCAGAGCATGTTCTTCTCGGGGGAAAAAGAGAAAACTTGGGACTTCGATAGTCCCATAAGATACATTAAGAACATCGGGGGTCCCCCTGGCAGGGAAGGCATGCTCTTAGGGCTAAAGAGTGGACAAGTATGGGAGGTACGTCTGGACAACATCCATCCCCTCTTGAAAGTCACTGTAAACGAAGGAGTCAGGTGCCTGGACATCAGCCAGATGAAGCAGAAACTGGCTGTGGTGGACGAAACTGGCTTGCTCCAAGTCTTTAAGCTGCACCTCTTCAAACCATGTGAACTCCTTTACCAAGAGCACGACGCCAACAGCGTCGCTTTTAACACAATCTACGAAGACATGTTGGGCTTCAGCGGCTCCAACACCCTCTCCATTAAAGTCTCCGATTTTCCACCGCACGTGCAACAGCTCCCAGGCTTTGTCGTGGGCATGTCCGGCTCCAAGGTGTTCTGCCTCAACGGATTCACCATGACCACTTTGGACATGCCCCTCAGCATCCCCATGTACCAATTTATAGAGAAGAACATGTTCCAGGAAGCCTACAGGATCGCTTGCCTGGGAGTCCCTGACGGAGACTGGGAGGAACTGGCGCACTCCGCTCTGGAGCACTTCGACTTCGACGTGGCCAGACTGGCCTTCATAAAACTGCAAGACATCACTTACCTGGAGCTGATCCAGAAAATTCTGGAACAGTATCAGAAGGGAGATTTTAACAGGGACGTCATCATGGGGGACATTCTGGCTATGAAAGGGAAACTAAAAGAGGCCGCGAGGTATTATCAGAAATCTGGCCACAGCGGTAAGGCCTTGACGATGTATACTGACCTCAGGATGTTCGATGAGGCCCAAGAGTTTCTCGGGGCCAAGGATAATAGTGATCTTATAAAGCAAAAGGCCGACTGGGCCAGGAACATCAACGAACATAAAGCTGCCGCAGACATGTACATTTCGATCGGGGATATTAAGACTGCCATTGAGATCTATGCGGAGCAGGGGTGGGCCGAGCAGCTGGTGGATCTCAGTAGGCGTCTCGATAAGTCGGATAAGGCCTCGCTGAGCTCCATTGCGCAGCATCTGAAGCGTCTCGGTCAGTCCGCCAGCGCAGCGGAGATATTCCGCAGACTGGGAGACAGCGCGGCGGTTCTCCAGCTCCACGTGGAGGCGAACGAGTGGGCGCAAGCGTTCGCCATTGTGGAGAACCAGCCCCAGTTGAACTCCATAGTTTACGTGCCGTATGCGCAATGGCTCGCTGAAAACGACAAGTTCGTACTGGCGCAGAAAGCCTTTCATAAAGCGGGAAAGAGTGAGGAGGCCTTCAAAGTGTTCCAGCAACTAACCAGCAACGCTGTGGCGGAAACCAGGTTCGACGACGCGAGCTTTTACCACTGGATCATTTCCAGGCAGTACCTGGACTTGGCCAAGCAGTCAGACAATAAGCAGCAGTGGTGCTTGGAAAAGTTCCAGGAAAACGAACATCTGGCGCAGATCTACTATGCTTACAATACCGTGCATAAGTATCTGGAGGAGCCGTTCACCTCCTACATGCCGGAGGCCCTCTTCAACATCTCCAGATTCCTGCAAGTGAAGTGCAGCAAGAGAAAACCCCCCGGAATCTCACTGTTTGCCATCTATTTCACCCTTGCTAAGCAAGCCAGGAAACTGGGGGCTAACAAGCTGGCCAAACAGACTTTCGACAAAATCACCTCCCTAAGGGTGCCGAAGAAGTTCGAGGAGCAAGTGGAGATCGCCACCATTGCGTCCAGGGCGCGACCCTTCAACGATCCAGAAGAACTGCTGCCCATGTGCTACAGATGTTCCACCTATAACCCGCTTACGAGCAGCCAAAACTGCTGCGTGAACTGCGGGCAGCCTTTCGTTTATTCTTTCGTGAGTTTCGAGGTGTTGCCGTTGATCGAGTTTTATGTTGAGGAGGGAATCGGTGATGCGGAGGCCGTGAGGCTGATCGAGACCCCCGGGGCATCGGAAAGTGAGGAGGAGCAAGTGCAGGACCACTTGGAGCTGAAGAACTTCGAGGAATCCGATCCGTTCGTTTACAAGACGATCAACCGCGATGAACTGAAACAGTTTCAGCCGATCGTGTTGGATAAGGAGCAGCTGCTGGCTCTGGATATGGAGACTGTGCTGGTGGCCAAGTGGGCTGAGCCCTTAAGATTCCgatttttcaagaatattttgcCGGAGCTTCGTGTGGCGATGTGCGAATCGTGCTTCAAGGCCTTCCACGTGGACGATTACGAATTGCAGCTGTTGCAGAAGGGCTTCTGCCCTTTCTGCAGGGTCAATCCGGACAGTGTGGGCTTGGATGATAGTGGGGGGGTTGAGTTGCTCGTTTAA
- the LOC126747288 gene encoding uncharacterized protein LOC126747288, which yields MSCTFHTELELVASSDPNLNKPPHPSGSQSARKTNDVRLQDIEEQLEMAESRCNTLKDQLDYMKQVYGVNKSAQNKPKSSASPLKNSSVVLDETSGSSNNDFKSIVTSCSQPNKQKSYQIGTDNTGAAVRTINNILNGITNSVNRLSEIHSQITTPRVKISTGVSPHCPESEGAEAKQKDVATVPELNIESSPVLQLKARGQKRKSVRSAKTSSQHAIKKVSRMERRSRSISTKSTAVLEKRSSTLIRNRILGKMNTKNNNLVEIYHNDALKHSDSDESNLKKSRQQKERFTPRNFKADEGPHVPPLNILRKDEICKSEFTYPYSQAFSCDTPQAPRTTVSCCYSKNYELPTVASRMKQVAKSYLGNLNLKTIPFCAAISTTQSHNIGINIQQVMNIIKNRQPINGISPTLAHNIGLAAEKVNSKHFSMLVSTINSKISHAGSKCPLSNTFLNMQQLQEQARNVPEETIEECDEDEVSDSPQTQTMIITGPSGDMEVKTTKTPSWRVDKSVAAEQCTCVAQPNVAFQQIANRYQRNIRTITENSLNSQIIENQLKKRLRRYKSAKNGLKLEKNNNETQVQTLTGNPDTQKEETLNGREKNLKEVLTNLHDDFEQLNKKYEDLSQQSQSGSDEKATKELERLEAELTKKEEEITMVMTLYKEVQALKQQVKQLKEKRSQASLPSKESKETKIKFKEYNNPEAAFHLTKLLKQIQHYQMRYKSNLSQEN from the exons ATGAGCTGCACCTTCCATACTGAACTGGAACTGGTCGCCTCTTCTG ATCCTAACCTGAACAAACCCCCCCACCCTAGCGGCAGCCAATCGGCCCGAAAAACCAACGACGTTCGCTTacaag ATATAGAAGAGCAACTGGAAATGGCCGAATCAAGATGCAACACCCTCAAAGATCAGCTGGATTACATGAAGCAGGTCTACGGAGTGAACAAGTCCGCGCAGAACAAACCCAAGAGTAGCGCAAGTCCTTTAAAGAACTCTAGCG TGGTGCTAGATGAGACCTCTGGCAGCAGCAACAACGACTTCAAAAGCATCGTGACGTCATGCAGCCAACCCAATAAGCAAAAATCATACCAGATCGGCACAGACAACACCGGAGCGGCCGTACGAACGATCAATAACATCCTGAACGGAATCACAAACTCTGTGAACCGTTTGTCGGAAATTCACTCACAGATCACCACCCCCAGGGTGAAAATATCCACAGGGGTCTCTCCAC ATTGTCCGGAGAGTGAGGGCGCCGAAGCGAAACAGAAAGATGTAGCAACCGTTCCAGAGCTGAACATTGAAAGCAGCCCCGTGTTACAACTGAAGGCTAGAGGGCAAAAGCGCAAGTCAGTGCGGAGTGCCAAGACCTCGTCGCAGCACGCCATAAAGAAAGTGTCACGAATGGAGCGCAGATCCCGTTCGATCAGCACCAAGTCTACTGCGGTGCTGGAAAAGAGATCTTCGACGTTGATCCGTAACAGGATCTTGGGAAAGATGAACACCAAGAACAACAACTTGGTGGAGATCTACCATAATGACGCTTTAAAGCATAGCGACTCAGACGAGAGCAACCTGAAGAAATCTAGGCAGCAGAAGGAGAGGTTTACCCCAAGGAACTTTAAGGCGGACGAGGGACCGCACGTCCCTCCTCTGAACATCCTCAGAAAAGACGAGATCTGTAAGAGTGAATTCACTTACCCCTACAGCCAAGCGTTTTCTTGTGATACCCCACAAGCGCCACGCACCACGGTCAGCTGCTGCTACAGCAAGAACTATGAGCTACCAACGGTTGCCTCCAGGATGAAGCAAGTGGCCAAGAGCTACCTGGGGAATCTGAATCTGAAGACGATCCCGTTTTGCGCGGCCATTTCGACCACCCAGAGCCACAATATCGGGATCAACATCCAGCAAGTGATGAACATTATTAAAAACCGACAACCGATCAACGGGATCTCGCCCACTTTGGCTCACAACATCGGCCTGGCCGCAGAGAAGGTCAACAGCAAGCATTTTTCCATGCTGGTGTCCACGATTAACTCGAAGATATC ACATGCGGGGTCCAAGTGCCCTCTATCCAACACCTTTCTTAACATGCAACAGTTGCAAGAGCAAGCGAGAAACGTACCTGAAGAAACCATCGAGGAATGTGATGAGGATGAGGTCAGCGACTCGCCACAGACTCAGACCATGATCATCACCGGACCTTCTGGCGATATGGAGGTGAAGACCACCAAGACCCCGTCGTGGAGGGTCGATAAGAGTGTGGCGGCCGAGCAGTGCACATGCGTGGCCCAACCAAACGTGGCTTTCCAGCAAATCGCCAACAGATACCAGAGGAACATCAGAACCATTACTGAGAACAGCTTGAATTCTCAG ATAATAGAGAACCAGCTGAAGAAGAGACTAAGAAGGTACAAGAGTGCAAAGAACGGCTTGAAACTTGAGAAGAACAACAACGAGACCCAAGTGCAAACCTTAACAGGCAACCCAGACACCCAGAAGGAGGAGACTTTGAATGGCAGAGAGAAGAACTTGAAAGAAGTGCTTACTAACTTGCATGACGATTTTGAGCAACTGAACAA GAAATACGAGGACTTGTCTCAGCAAAGCCAGTCAGGTTCTGACGAGAAGGCCACCAAGGAGCTCGAGAGGCTTGAGGCGGAACTAACTAAGAAGGAGGAGGAGATCACCATGGTGATGACGCTGTACAAGGAGGTGCAAGCGCTTAAGCAGCAAGTGAAGCAGCTGAAGGAGAAGCGCAGCCAGGCGAGCTTACCCTCCAAGGAGAGCAAAGAGACGAAGATCAAATTTAAGGAGTACAACAATCCGGAGGCCGCCTTCCATCTGACCAAACTGCTCAAGCAGATCCAGCACTATCAGATGAGATATAAGTCAAATTTAagtcaggaaaattaa
- the LOC126747297 gene encoding uncharacterized protein LOC126747297, whose protein sequence is MDAQQHRPVSRTVYFLHERLAKRRRDRYLINLARAYHQLGFRVTFYTSSYNRAEDLDDTKFLDRVKIKHSGWWIPKSLFGLCRRPFAVLRSICMACKVILNPPKETSVIVLDISTVALYLLHLFTRHKLFYVESFEEIPDVCEHTVYSPSLLEAKFIKLADEILVETAMFADLLKKSFPALGKEPTVLYPAVDVGLWDSQVIQIERIIPDLLENTILFLSVGKFNRSSNFRLALDAFELLLQMLDDSQVTKRFQLVIAGNCRTLNEKLYYNEMVALAKDRLCASQVSILKQLPVVHEKTLLTESAVVIHPSKADMQADFLLKAMSLGKPIVATNKGIAPRILQNKFTGIMTEPDPTAMAQVLKKLMRSPHLQSFLGELARDGFQKNYSYQRFCDRVVELMMPKATALKYTKSEKSLINDGVNKSN, encoded by the exons ATGGATGCCCAACAACACAGACCCGTATCCAGAACCGTATACTTCTTGCACGAGAGACTGGCCAAGCGCAGGCGCGATCGCTACCTGATCAATCTGGCCAGGGCCTACCATCAATTAGGCTTCAGAGTGACCTTCTATACGTCCAGCTACAATAGGGCCGAAGACTTGGATGATACCAAA TTCCTCGACAGAGTCAAAATAAAACACTCTGGATGGTGGATCCCGAAGAGCCTGTTCGGCCTCTGTAGGCGCCCTTTTGCTGTTTTAAGATCGATCTGTATGGCTTGCAAGGTGATCCTGAACCCTCCAAAAGAAACCTCGGTTATAGTTCTGGATATTAGCACCGTAGCGCTGTATCTGCTGCACCTCTTTACCAGACACAAGCTGTTTTATGTGGAGTCTTTTGAGGAGATTCCTGATGTCTGTGAGCATACGGTTTATTCACCGTCACTGTTGGAAGCGAAATTCATCAAGCTGGCAGACGAGATCCTGGTGGAGACAGCCATGTTTGCTGACCTACTCAAGAAGTCTTTTCCAGCTTTGGGCAAAGAGCCTACAGTGCTCTATCCAGCCGTTGACGTGGGCCTCTGGGACTCCCAAGTGATCCAGATCGAACGGATCATTCCCGATTTGTTGGAGAACACCATCCTGTTTTTGTCAGTAGGCAAGTTTAATAGGTCGTCGAACTTCAGATTGGCCCTGGACGCTTTTGAGCTGTTGCTACAGATGCTGGACGACTCCCAGGTGACCAAGAGGTTCCAACTAGTCATAGCAGGCAACTGTAGGACCCTCAACGAAAAACTCTACTACAACGAAATGGTTGCTTTGGCAAAGGACCGTCTGTGTGCCTCCCAGGTCAGCATTCTAAAACAGCTTCCGGTGGTTCACGAGAAGACTTTACTGACTGAGTCAGCAGTGGTGATTCACCCTTCAAAAGCTGACATGCAGGCGGACTTCTTGCTGAAAGCGATGAGCTTAGGGAAGCCTATAGTGGCCACAAACAAGGGAATAGCCCCCAGGATCCTACAGAACAAATTCACCGGGATTATGACGGAACCGGACCCTACAGCCATGGCGCAAGTGCTCAAGAAACTGATGAGGAGTCCGCATCTGCAGTCGTTCTTAGGGGAGCTGGCCAGAGATGGGTTTCAGAAAAATTACAGTTACCAAAGGTTCTGCGATAGGGTGGTGGAGCTAATGATGCCCAAGGCAACCGCCCTTAAATACACGAAATCTGAGAAGTCTTTGATTAATGACGGGGTTAATAAATCCAATTAA